Proteins from a genomic interval of Mesobacillus sp. S13:
- a CDS encoding MFS transporter: MVGNLFIFMSFQMLIPTLPPYIKSIGASGTEIGLVTALFSIGAVLSRPFIGFMLEYKARGPLVLIGAVMLLLITFLYPLSQVVVIFLAIRLIHGLAWGWSTTVNGTAAVDLVPNSRLGEGMGYFGLSITIGMIIAPSLGIFLFQVTSFDNLIYISGALGVIALVLLGTIKYNTPNQVLTTKKEDLKFTYLGSLVEKSGWFPAMLTLLINLGYGTIVTFIVIFGDERGIDQIFLFYLCNAILASLSRPVAGKWFDQKGPVGLVILTISITIMGMWVLSFAHSNIMIAIAGVLFGIGFGSLIPTLQSWTLSLTPPNRRGVANGMFFSSIDLGIGLSGLIFGVLAQFIDLGTLFRISSGFIVLALILTIVKGRQTKEVQQPKEALS, translated from the coding sequence ATGGTAGGGAATCTATTCATTTTCATGTCTTTCCAGATGCTGATTCCGACTCTGCCGCCTTATATAAAATCAATCGGTGCCAGCGGAACGGAAATCGGGCTGGTCACGGCACTATTCTCTATCGGTGCTGTTTTGAGCAGGCCGTTCATTGGCTTCATGCTTGAGTATAAAGCGCGGGGGCCGCTCGTTTTGATTGGTGCTGTAATGCTCCTATTGATTACATTCTTATATCCACTTTCACAAGTAGTCGTGATTTTCCTGGCAATACGCCTGATCCATGGCCTTGCCTGGGGATGGTCAACGACGGTTAATGGTACAGCTGCTGTTGACCTTGTCCCTAACTCACGCCTTGGCGAGGGGATGGGATATTTCGGCTTGTCCATCACTATTGGGATGATTATTGCGCCAAGTCTTGGAATTTTCTTGTTCCAGGTTACGTCTTTCGATAATCTCATTTACATTTCCGGGGCTCTTGGAGTCATTGCATTGGTGCTCCTGGGGACGATTAAGTACAACACGCCCAATCAGGTGTTAACGACCAAAAAGGAAGACCTTAAATTCACTTATTTAGGGTCACTTGTCGAAAAATCCGGCTGGTTCCCGGCAATGCTCACATTGCTCATTAACCTTGGCTATGGAACGATTGTCACCTTCATCGTGATTTTCGGGGATGAACGCGGGATTGACCAAATCTTCCTGTTCTACCTGTGCAATGCTATCCTTGCGTCCTTGTCGCGTCCGGTTGCCGGAAAATGGTTTGACCAGAAAGGGCCTGTCGGGCTTGTCATACTAACCATCTCTATTACGATCATGGGGATGTGGGTGCTGAGCTTCGCCCATTCTAACATCATGATTGCGATTGCCGGCGTATTATTCGGAATCGGATTCGGTTCCCTGATCCCGACCCTGCAATCGTGGACATTGTCACTGACACCTCCAAATCGCCGAGGTGTCGCAAATGGAATGTTCTTTTCATCCATCGACCTGGGAATAGGATTAAGCGGACTGATTTTCGGGGTGCTTGCACAATTCATCGATTTGGGAACATTATTCCGGATCTCCAGCGGGTTCATTGTGTTAGCCCTGATCCTGACCATTGTAAAAGGAAGACAGACGAAAGAAGTACAACAGCCAAAGGAAGCTCTTTCCTGA
- a CDS encoding Mrp/NBP35 family ATP-binding protein: MLKGNVLAVTSGKGGVGKSSLSVNLALALQKLGKSVAIIDLDIYGFSVPKILNIDSKPKTFNGKIIPVEANGIKVMSMGFLVKDNEPIVWRGPMLGKMIQHFTEDVLWGEMDYFILDMPPGTGDVALDMHLMIPQSKEIVVTTPHKAASFVAERAGSMAIKSKHEVIGVVENMSYFKPEDSDQKYYIFGKGGGEELASQLGTDLLGQLPIQEADENSETPAIAAENTALFKEYVDLAEKIHAKFQL; encoded by the coding sequence ATGTTAAAAGGAAATGTGCTGGCGGTGACAAGTGGAAAAGGCGGAGTTGGCAAGTCTTCATTATCAGTGAACCTTGCACTCGCGCTGCAAAAGCTTGGCAAGTCTGTCGCAATCATCGACCTTGATATATACGGATTCAGCGTACCGAAAATCCTGAATATAGATTCCAAGCCAAAGACGTTCAACGGAAAAATCATTCCGGTTGAAGCGAATGGCATTAAGGTAATGTCCATGGGTTTCCTAGTCAAGGATAATGAGCCAATCGTCTGGCGCGGCCCAATGCTCGGAAAAATGATTCAGCATTTTACTGAGGATGTGCTGTGGGGAGAAATGGATTACTTCATTCTCGATATGCCTCCTGGCACCGGTGATGTTGCCCTTGATATGCACCTGATGATTCCGCAGAGCAAGGAAATCGTCGTGACGACGCCTCATAAGGCAGCTTCTTTCGTTGCAGAACGCGCTGGATCGATGGCAATCAAGAGCAAGCATGAAGTCATCGGCGTGGTCGAGAATATGTCCTATTTCAAGCCTGAGGACAGTGATCAGAAGTACTATATTTTTGGAAAAGGCGGCGGCGAGGAACTGGCTTCACAGCTTGGCACAGATTTACTGGGACAGCTGCCGATTCAAGAAGCCGATGAGAATAGCGAAACGCCTGCAATCGCAGCAGAAAATACTGCGCTATTCAAGGAATACGTAGACCTGGCAGAAAAAATACATGCTAAGTTTCAGCTCTAG
- a CDS encoding MFS transporter: MYKFEKSFYSKTSMYSFVVVMILFFSMWYSTSKFVHIDMALLGYAISSAVFAIGLTIRMSFWMWRKATNRVAKRSVDNLFNKERLKRNSKAFIKTLIDNIILQKFIFQRGLYRGIQHFMISWGCIISFAITFGLTFGWMRFDLIDPETYQIIVFDMPTITMAAHGIFAEIVYNGLNIGAIMVLIGAGMALYRRITDYDVKVTQRFEFDILPLIILLAVTVTGLILTIQYTFLDGWMHHYMSLIHQVTVIIMLMYFPFGKLFHVPIRPLATAVPMSYQEVVKVDTKSCKSCGQVYSNDDQIADVQAILKSQNFDLQLADGSYLSDYCTGCRRRMRALKQMNLEAPKGNPYGPVNTNNGIHISGFSKKRSEDFYGLEQDSKEEKVDEPVSR; the protein is encoded by the coding sequence TTGTACAAATTCGAGAAATCTTTTTACTCAAAAACAAGCATGTATTCCTTTGTCGTTGTGATGATCTTGTTCTTCTCAATGTGGTATTCAACTTCGAAGTTTGTCCATATTGATATGGCGCTTCTGGGATATGCGATTTCATCAGCGGTCTTCGCGATTGGCCTGACAATCAGGATGAGCTTCTGGATGTGGCGTAAAGCAACTAACAGGGTGGCGAAGCGAAGCGTTGATAACCTTTTTAATAAAGAAAGATTGAAACGTAATTCAAAAGCATTCATCAAAACATTGATTGATAATATCATTTTGCAAAAATTCATTTTCCAGCGCGGGCTCTACCGCGGAATCCAGCACTTCATGATTTCATGGGGCTGTATCATTTCCTTCGCAATTACATTCGGATTAACATTCGGATGGATGAGATTTGATCTGATCGACCCGGAAACATACCAGATCATCGTGTTCGATATGCCAACCATCACGATGGCGGCTCACGGGATATTCGCCGAGATTGTCTATAACGGTCTGAACATCGGCGCGATCATGGTGTTGATCGGAGCAGGGATGGCCTTATACCGACGCATCACTGACTACGATGTAAAAGTAACACAGCGATTCGAATTTGATATCCTGCCATTGATCATTCTGCTGGCAGTCACCGTTACAGGGTTGATCCTGACAATCCAATACACATTCCTTGATGGCTGGATGCATCATTATATGTCACTCATCCATCAGGTAACAGTCATCATCATGCTGATGTACTTCCCATTCGGAAAACTGTTCCACGTGCCGATCAGGCCGCTGGCTACAGCCGTTCCAATGAGTTATCAAGAGGTGGTCAAAGTGGATACGAAATCATGTAAAAGCTGCGGCCAAGTCTACAGCAACGATGACCAGATTGCGGATGTCCAGGCCATTTTAAAAAGCCAGAACTTCGACCTGCAGCTTGCGGACGGCTCATATCTTTCAGATTATTGCACAGGCTGCCGCCGCAGGATGAGAGCATTGAAGCAAATGAATCTTGAAGCGCCAAAAGGCAACCCATACGGACCAGTAAACACAAACAACGGAATTCATATATCAGGCTTCAGCAAAAAACGTTCGGAAGATTTCTACGGACTTGAACAGGATTCAAAGGAGGAAAAAGTAGATGAGCCAGTTTCTCGTTAA
- a CDS encoding threonine/serine exporter family protein — translation MDNQDQTFEVMRACLLAGKIMLQSGAETYRVEDTMSRMASAFGIDQTHSYVTPTGIIFSVEGVGRERTKLVRISERTTDLRKVAMVNSVSRRISSGEVGLEEACRLLGEIEEANLTYSFMVQILAAAIASGCFTIMFLGSWLDFLPSMAAGGIGFFLVVYFHRIVPVKFFAEFLSSFMIGMISFFFVKLGLGQELDKIIIGSVMPLVPGLLITNAVRDLMAGHLVSGLSKGAEALLTAFAIGSGIAAILSLL, via the coding sequence ATGGATAATCAGGATCAAACATTTGAAGTGATGCGGGCCTGTTTGCTTGCCGGAAAAATCATGCTCCAAAGCGGCGCGGAAACATATCGGGTGGAAGACACGATGTCGCGGATGGCTTCGGCTTTCGGGATTGACCAGACGCACAGCTATGTGACACCCACCGGCATTATTTTTTCAGTTGAAGGAGTGGGCCGGGAACGTACAAAGCTTGTGCGGATCTCCGAGCGGACGACAGATTTACGGAAGGTCGCAATGGTAAACAGCGTTTCCCGGAGAATCAGCAGTGGTGAGGTAGGGCTTGAGGAGGCTTGCAGGCTCCTCGGAGAAATTGAAGAAGCCAACTTAACCTACTCGTTCATGGTTCAAATACTTGCAGCAGCGATTGCGAGCGGTTGTTTCACCATCATGTTCCTCGGGAGCTGGCTCGACTTCCTGCCTTCGATGGCTGCAGGTGGGATTGGATTCTTTCTGGTCGTTTATTTTCACAGGATTGTCCCGGTGAAATTTTTCGCTGAATTCCTGTCCTCTTTTATGATTGGGATGATTTCGTTTTTCTTTGTAAAACTGGGACTTGGACAGGAACTGGATAAAATCATTATCGGCTCCGTAATGCCGCTTGTTCCCGGACTGCTGATCACGAATGCGGTGCGGGATTTGATGGCCGGCCATTTGGTCTCAGGGCTTTCAAAAGGAGCAGAGGCGCTGTTGACCGCTTTTGCGATTGGTTCAGGCATTGCGGCAATCTTATCTTTGTTGTAG
- a CDS encoding 4Fe-4S dicluster domain-containing protein, translating to MNKIMYLEFERCIGCRACQAACRECGDHDAKERNYVEYVDFTESRQTFPMLCMQCKDPACARVCPANAIQITDEGVVLSAMEEKCIGCRNCTFGCPFGIPKFDFETNKMYKCDMCYDRTRHDIAPMCASVCPSDAIRFIDFDEMQQLRRKRTQMNLVEGKKPQEGNKWDYVPEFFGVYTDS from the coding sequence ATGAATAAAATAATGTACCTTGAATTTGAACGCTGTATCGGATGCCGTGCCTGCCAGGCAGCCTGCCGTGAGTGCGGAGACCATGATGCAAAAGAACGGAACTATGTAGAATATGTTGATTTTACCGAATCACGCCAGACCTTCCCGATGCTGTGCATGCAATGTAAAGACCCTGCTTGTGCTCGTGTCTGCCCGGCAAACGCGATCCAGATCACCGATGAGGGCGTCGTGCTGTCAGCGATGGAAGAGAAATGTATCGGATGCCGCAACTGTACATTCGGCTGCCCATTCGGTATCCCGAAATTCGATTTCGAGACAAATAAAATGTACAAATGTGACATGTGCTATGACAGAACTCGTCATGATATTGCGCCAATGTGTGCATCTGTTTGTCCAAGTGACGCGATCCGCTTCATCGACTTCGATGAAATGCAGCAATTGCGCAGAAAACGTACCCAGATGAACCTGGTTGAAGGCAAAAAGCCGCAAGAGGGAAATAAATGGGATTACGTACCTGAGTTCTTCGGAGTTTATACTGATTCATAA
- a CDS encoding DUF421 domain-containing protein — protein MDFTFIWQTALLILSGILLLRIAGRKSISQMTLAQTVVMISLGTIIVQPIVQKSMWKAIAGAAIFVAAILILEYLQLKFNFFEKFITGKSKIIIQNGQLNIKTLKKLRLTVDQLEMRLRNKGITKLEDVKYATIEPNGQLGYELTDDAKPLTVGEFKRVLNDYLPAMLMKMEEKSQSANPDIFEELNKSNPQDNPKYLQ, from the coding sequence ATGGATTTCACTTTTATATGGCAAACGGCTCTATTGATTCTATCAGGGATTTTGCTGTTGAGAATCGCAGGAAGAAAATCAATCTCACAAATGACGCTGGCGCAAACAGTCGTTATGATTTCACTTGGTACCATCATCGTCCAGCCCATTGTGCAAAAAAGCATGTGGAAGGCAATCGCCGGTGCAGCTATCTTTGTCGCTGCCATTTTAATTCTTGAGTATTTGCAGCTGAAATTTAATTTCTTCGAGAAATTCATCACAGGGAAATCAAAGATCATCATTCAGAATGGTCAGCTAAATATCAAGACCTTGAAGAAGCTGCGGCTGACGGTTGACCAGTTGGAGATGAGACTTAGGAATAAAGGGATTACGAAGCTGGAAGATGTTAAATATGCGACGATCGAACCTAACGGCCAGCTTGGCTATGAGCTCACGGATGACGCAAAACCGCTCACGGTCGGGGAGTTTAAAAGGGTATTGAATGACTATCTTCCAGCAATGCTCATGAAAATGGAAGAAAAATCGCAATCAGCAAATCCAGATATCTTTGAAGAACTTAATAAATCAAATCCGCAAGATAACCCGAAATACCTTCAATAA
- the fdhF gene encoding formate dehydrogenase subunit alpha, translated as MSQFLVKEGVKNQIRKGEKLVTTHCCYCGMQCGMHIRVDEKNNKVVGVEPRYDWVLTRGKMCPKGVTAYQTIDHPDRIKRPLIKKNGKFVESSWDEALDLIEKKYKELQGTYGKDSIGVYGGVSMTNEKCYLVGKYARVGLGTRYVDYNGRYCMSSAAGGFNKTLGMDRGSTLPWTELEHTDTFFMAGTNTAECHPTSIQWFWKAKDKGAKLIVADPRETATARVADVHLDLLPGTDSALANGIMHLLIKHDYVDHEYVQERCNNFEELKEMTAKFTPEYTSKITGVAVEKIIKAAHIFGKSPRSVVMFARGAEQQTKGVDNVSLYTSMALLRGQIGKFASGVATFTGQGNGQGGREHGQKADALPGYRKLANPKDVEYVAGVWGIKPEEMPKEGVSAYEMFHLMQSKQIRALHVICSNPVVSSPNINYVKDSLEKLDFLVVNDFFLSETAELADVVLPATTWAEDEGTTTNIEGRVIRIRKVVDPIGESKPDWEIIKLITDRMGKANFFPYNEPREIFDELRIASKGGKADYFGVTYEKIDEQDGVFWPAPAEDHNGTPHVFKERFATEDGKANLAVCDWREPGEVPDTQYPLWLTTGRVVFHYLSGNQTRRVGFLMEQCPEPFVEMHPELASQYQIENGERVKISTPRGEMVAPVKITKAIRKDTLFVPYHWGKELSINQLTSPALDPISRMPEFKVCAVKLEKLTK; from the coding sequence ATGAGCCAGTTTCTCGTTAAAGAAGGCGTAAAAAACCAGATCCGCAAAGGTGAAAAGCTAGTCACAACGCATTGCTGCTACTGTGGGATGCAATGCGGCATGCACATACGCGTCGATGAAAAGAACAACAAGGTTGTCGGTGTCGAACCGCGTTACGACTGGGTTTTAACAAGAGGGAAAATGTGCCCTAAAGGGGTTACGGCTTACCAGACGATTGACCATCCGGACCGGATTAAACGTCCTTTGATCAAAAAGAACGGTAAATTCGTTGAATCCAGCTGGGATGAAGCGCTGGATTTGATTGAAAAAAAATACAAAGAGCTTCAGGGAACATACGGGAAAGATTCAATTGGTGTATACGGCGGAGTGTCGATGACCAATGAAAAGTGCTATCTTGTCGGGAAGTATGCCCGTGTAGGACTTGGTACACGCTATGTCGATTACAATGGCCGCTATTGCATGAGTTCTGCTGCTGGCGGATTTAACAAGACACTTGGAATGGACCGCGGATCTACGCTGCCATGGACAGAGTTGGAGCATACAGATACATTCTTCATGGCTGGAACCAACACTGCTGAATGCCATCCAACTAGCATCCAGTGGTTCTGGAAAGCGAAGGATAAAGGGGCAAAACTCATCGTCGCAGACCCTCGTGAAACAGCTACTGCACGTGTTGCGGATGTGCATCTGGACTTACTTCCAGGTACAGATTCAGCTCTCGCGAACGGAATCATGCACTTATTGATCAAGCATGATTATGTTGATCACGAATATGTACAGGAGCGTTGCAACAACTTTGAAGAATTAAAAGAAATGACAGCAAAGTTCACACCAGAATATACATCGAAAATTACAGGTGTAGCAGTGGAAAAAATCATCAAGGCTGCACACATCTTTGGAAAGTCGCCTCGCTCAGTCGTTATGTTCGCTCGCGGAGCGGAACAGCAGACAAAGGGAGTCGACAATGTCAGTCTTTATACATCAATGGCGCTGCTAAGGGGTCAAATCGGGAAGTTCGCTTCAGGTGTAGCGACATTCACGGGCCAGGGAAACGGCCAGGGAGGCCGTGAGCACGGACAAAAGGCAGACGCACTTCCAGGCTACCGCAAGCTCGCAAACCCTAAGGATGTTGAGTATGTTGCCGGAGTATGGGGCATCAAGCCTGAGGAAATGCCAAAAGAAGGCGTTTCAGCATATGAAATGTTCCATTTAATGCAAAGCAAACAAATCCGTGCACTGCATGTCATCTGCTCGAATCCGGTAGTATCATCACCAAACATTAACTATGTAAAAGACTCTCTGGAAAAATTGGATTTCTTAGTCGTGAATGATTTCTTCCTTTCAGAAACTGCTGAACTCGCTGATGTTGTGCTTCCTGCAACAACATGGGCTGAGGATGAAGGAACGACTACTAATATAGAAGGCCGTGTCATCCGTATTCGCAAGGTTGTAGACCCAATTGGTGAGTCGAAGCCTGACTGGGAAATCATTAAGTTGATTACAGACCGGATGGGTAAAGCAAACTTCTTCCCTTACAATGAGCCGCGTGAAATCTTCGATGAATTGCGAATTGCTTCCAAGGGTGGAAAAGCAGACTATTTCGGTGTCACATATGAAAAAATCGATGAACAGGATGGAGTCTTCTGGCCAGCTCCAGCAGAGGATCATAATGGAACTCCACACGTTTTCAAAGAGCGGTTTGCTACTGAAGATGGCAAAGCTAACCTGGCAGTCTGTGACTGGAGAGAGCCAGGGGAAGTGCCAGATACTCAGTACCCTCTATGGCTGACTACTGGACGCGTTGTATTCCACTACCTTTCAGGAAACCAGACTCGCCGTGTAGGATTCCTGATGGAACAGTGCCCGGAACCATTCGTCGAAATGCATCCAGAGCTAGCTAGCCAGTACCAGATTGAAAATGGAGAAAGAGTCAAAATCTCTACACCTCGTGGAGAGATGGTTGCACCTGTGAAAATCACGAAAGCGATTCGCAAGGATACTTTATTCGTACCTTACCATTGGGGCAAGGAGTTGTCCATCAACCAGCTTACGAGTCCAGCTTTGGACCCAATCTCACGGATGCCTGAATTTAAAGTCTGTGCTGTAAAACTTGAAAAACTGACTAAATAG
- a CDS encoding threonine/serine exporter family protein produces the protein MVYIEQLITSFIASAAFGIIFNAPRESLVKCGISGMVGWIVYFALDTNGFGTIFATLMASFLIAVVSQVFAKAYRTPIIIFSVAGIIPLVPGGLAYDAMRNFVENDYGVALSLAAKASMISGAIAVGLVFSEVINQVIRRSNLGPVK, from the coding sequence ATGGTTTATATAGAACAACTTATTACGAGTTTTATTGCTTCGGCAGCGTTCGGAATCATTTTTAACGCACCGAGGGAATCTCTCGTCAAATGCGGAATTTCCGGGATGGTTGGCTGGATCGTCTATTTTGCACTTGATACGAATGGGTTCGGCACGATTTTTGCGACATTGATGGCCTCTTTCTTGATTGCGGTTGTCAGCCAGGTGTTCGCGAAGGCATATCGGACGCCCATCATCATTTTTAGCGTCGCTGGAATCATTCCGCTGGTTCCGGGCGGACTGGCATATGATGCAATGAGGAACTTCGTGGAGAATGATTATGGTGTCGCCCTTTCGCTCGCTGCGAAAGCATCGATGATATCAGGCGCAATTGCGGTCGGCCTTGTTTTTTCTGAAGTAATCAACCAGGTGATCAGAAGGTCAAACCTGGGGCCGGTAAAATAA
- a CDS encoding NADPH:quinone oxidoreductase family protein yields the protein MENFRAFMVNKIEEDFSAEIKTLRLEDLPAGDVLIKVAYSSVNYKDGLASIPNGKIVRSYPFIPGIDLAGTVVRSDDNRFKEGDEVIATSYEIGVSHYGGFSEFAHIPRDWIVPLPDGLTLKEAMIFGTAGFTAALSVHRLEENGLTPEKGKVLVTGATGGVGSVAVAMLAKRGYQVVASTGKESEHEYLRKIGAAEIISREELIGEKVKPLDKQLWAAAVDPVGGKTLSAILSKLEYNGSVAVSGLTGGTDVPTTVFPFILRGINLLGIDSVYCPMETRRLLWQRMASDLKPEGLLETIQNEVELEELPNVLSSILKGENRGRTILKM from the coding sequence ATGGAGAATTTCAGAGCTTTTATGGTAAACAAGATTGAGGAAGATTTTTCTGCTGAAATAAAGACGCTCAGGCTGGAGGACTTGCCTGCTGGAGATGTGCTGATCAAGGTGGCCTATTCTAGTGTCAACTATAAGGACGGACTGGCAAGCATCCCGAATGGAAAGATTGTAAGGTCCTATCCTTTCATTCCAGGGATCGACCTTGCCGGGACGGTTGTACGGTCTGATGACAACCGCTTCAAAGAAGGCGACGAAGTTATTGCTACTAGTTATGAGATAGGGGTTTCCCACTATGGTGGATTCAGCGAATTTGCCCATATTCCGAGAGACTGGATTGTCCCATTGCCAGATGGTCTTACATTGAAGGAAGCGATGATTTTCGGGACTGCTGGATTCACAGCAGCCTTGTCCGTCCATCGACTTGAAGAAAACGGCCTTACACCAGAAAAGGGAAAAGTTCTCGTAACTGGAGCAACTGGAGGAGTCGGCAGCGTGGCTGTGGCGATGCTGGCGAAAAGAGGGTATCAAGTTGTTGCAAGCACGGGAAAAGAATCGGAGCACGAATACCTTCGCAAAATAGGAGCAGCAGAAATCATCAGCCGTGAAGAGTTAATCGGTGAAAAAGTGAAGCCGCTGGATAAGCAGCTATGGGCAGCGGCCGTTGATCCGGTTGGCGGCAAGACTTTATCCGCCATCCTTAGCAAGCTCGAGTACAACGGTTCAGTCGCAGTCAGCGGCTTGACTGGCGGAACAGATGTCCCAACAACTGTATTCCCATTCATCCTCAGAGGAATCAATCTCCTTGGCATTGATTCGGTTTACTGCCCGATGGAAACAAGAAGGCTTCTCTGGCAGCGAATGGCTTCAGACTTGAAGCCTGAGGGATTGCTCGAAACCATTCAAAATGAAGTGGAATTAGAAGAACTGCCTAATGTCCTTTCCAGCATCTTAAAAGGCGAAAACCGCGGGCGGACGATTTTGAAGATGTAA
- a CDS encoding ubiquinol-cytochrome c reductase iron-sulfur subunit — protein MSDEKKQTHHEDDKDMIKLIDNLNRKDDVHLNRRAFLKASFGATVAIGLATTPFGIFTFLRDENGEVKRVEITDIDDLAIGESRNFNYPTKNEPAILVRTPEDKFVAYNNKCTHLQCPVFYEHKENVLLCPCHKGYFNVDSGQPMAGPPQRELPKILLEIKDGKVFAVGREVRHG, from the coding sequence ATGAGTGATGAAAAAAAACAGACACATCATGAAGATGATAAGGATATGATCAAGCTGATCGATAACCTGAACAGGAAAGATGATGTTCATTTGAATAGAAGGGCATTCCTGAAGGCTTCATTCGGCGCAACCGTCGCAATCGGACTTGCAACGACTCCATTCGGAATCTTCACGTTCCTGCGCGATGAAAATGGCGAAGTGAAACGAGTGGAAATCACCGATATCGATGACCTGGCAATCGGCGAATCCAGGAACTTCAACTACCCGACGAAGAATGAGCCAGCTATTTTGGTCAGGACACCGGAGGACAAATTCGTAGCCTACAACAATAAATGCACACATCTTCAATGCCCGGTTTTTTACGAGCATAAGGAAAATGTCTTGCTGTGCCCTTGTCACAAAGGTTATTTCAATGTAGACAGCGGACAGCCGATGGCAGGACCGCCGCAGCGCGAGCTTCCTAAAATCCTGCTAGAAATCAAGGACGGAAAGGTTTTTGCAGTAGGGAGGGAAGTAAGGCATGGATAA
- a CDS encoding histidine phosphatase family protein — protein MEILLIRHGESEGDILQVHEGRADLLLTEHGRRQAKEMAKVVKEKFMPEVIWSSTLKRARETAEILSKETGIAVIEDEKLREFNNGVLAGLPYAEAKLRYPEPEGGRKPHEPIEEGESELEFRFRAQTVFSKILTESSGKKRIAIVSHGGMISNLLRTFLNLPVLSDTYFPTGDTGIHLLRLNGSQKVIMFMNDCGHLAKVDSEQLAAQN, from the coding sequence ATGGAAATATTATTGATCAGGCATGGTGAGTCGGAGGGGGATATCCTCCAGGTCCATGAAGGCCGGGCGGATTTGCTGTTAACGGAACATGGCCGCAGGCAGGCTAAGGAAATGGCGAAAGTCGTAAAAGAAAAATTTATGCCGGAAGTAATTTGGTCCAGCACATTGAAGCGTGCAAGGGAGACGGCAGAAATACTCAGCAAGGAAACAGGGATTGCAGTGATTGAGGATGAGAAATTAAGAGAATTCAATAATGGCGTTTTGGCAGGTTTGCCTTATGCAGAAGCCAAGCTGCGCTATCCGGAGCCAGAGGGTGGCAGAAAACCTCATGAACCAATAGAGGAAGGGGAGTCTGAACTGGAGTTCCGCTTCCGCGCCCAGACGGTATTTTCAAAGATTCTAACAGAAAGCTCAGGCAAGAAGAGAATTGCGATTGTCTCTCATGGCGGAATGATCTCCAATCTGCTGAGGACATTTTTGAATCTGCCAGTGTTATCGGATACCTATTTCCCAACTGGAGATACCGGAATCCACTTGCTAAGACTTAATGGCAGCCAGAAAGTCATAATGTTCATGAATGATTGCGGACATCTGGCGAAAGTGGACTCAGAGCAGCTGGCAGCACAAAATTAA